AACAAGGTTAAAGTTGCATTAAAATGATAAAAAAACCAAAAAAATATATGATTAACTCAAAATGGTTATTCGTTTGTTTCTTCTATACCTCAAAATCAAGTGACTAACTCGAACAATTCAACTATAAGTATCGTATCGTCGTTCAACTCATGAATGCCGTGCCAATCAGACTTATGATTTTCCTGAAATTGCTTAACGTTCTCTCCATTACCTTCGCCTCGTACCAGTCTTAAGTCTGGGTTCCCAAAAGTGGTTTCAAAAACTTCTATCACCTTAACCTTACATCGGGCATTCCCCTTTTTATCATAGACTGTCAACGTTTTCTTGACGGATTCGTACGTTTCATTTAGCTCCTCTGAAGAATATTCATCTTTTGGAGCGCAGGTCGCTGTTTTTTCGCCTCGCAATATTTGCTGAATCAACGTTTCGCCTAGGCCATTATCATCTTCCCAGCCAAAAATCATCTTATATTCCCTAGAATCAGACATTGTTAACTCTCCTTAAAACTTGTAATTTAAAACTCAATTGAAATGTGATAGTTATATTTTAATTTTAATGTGACTTATAAGTTTTTTTCAAGAACTATTAAGTATAGACGGATAATCTCCCCATTGGTCTGCAGCACTTCAGCATTGAATAAATAAGATATAAAAACAAATAGAAACCCGCCAGTCAACAAGGACAGGCGGGTTTCTAAAGAAATAGCATTCATTTACTTATTAGATAAATAGAGGCCGAGCTCTGATAACAGTGCACTTCCCACGTACGTTCCCGTGAACACGAAAACCGCAACGATTGCGACGCGCCACGATGTTTTGCGAAGATCAACCAGCCTGTCGGCAACGGAAATGCCGGCAAACGCCAAAATCGGGGTCGTAATGGACAAGAAATTGACGTTGGCGATGGCTTCCACGAACACATCCGAAATCAGGCAGCAGATAAGCGACACGATCGATACCCAGCCGAGAACCGGGAAGTCCTGCAAGAATTTCACCGGAGTCTTTTTCATGAGTAATGAGATCAAAACGCCAATGAATGAAAAAAGCCACAGCACGGCCAAGCCGGCAATCGTCCCTAACGTAATATGGCCTTCGCCGTTTTTGATGAACTTCATTTGCTCCGTAAATAAAATAAGACCAACGCTAAGCAGCAGGACGAGGGCGTATTTAGCGTATTTATTCAAACCGGTGCTCATTTCTTCTCACCTCTGACCATTAATTTGTACATAAACCGCTGCAGCGGCACCGCGAGAAATACCATCGTATACGTTCCGAGAAAGCTGGTAAGCAGCTGGCTCGCAGCAGCGTAGCTGTTAATGGTCTCCGTCATCTCAGGAGAATGCGCAACTAACGCGGAAGAAGAGCCTGTCATCATACTGGCGGAGCCGACGCCAGAGGACATGGCGAGCGCTTCGATTGAGAAGCCAGCGGCAAGCATGACAGGCGCAAGAATGCTGAAGAACAGCGTACCGAATAGGGTACCTATAATATAGAGGGACAGCACCCCACGGCCTTCGTCGGAGTCAAGTGTATATTTCTCGGATATGTAGGCGAGTTCCCCTTCCCTCCCGAGTCCAAGCGTAGCGCCGATAGCTTCCCTTCTCAGACCGAGCAGAATGGCGATTGGAAGTCCGAGCAGTATCGTACCCAAGTTACCGATTTCCTGAATGATGAACACCCAGCCTACTTTTAATATTTCTTCAATTTTGGGAGCGACATCAGCACCGTATCTCGCCATAAGTGGCAGCATAATGAAGATCAGATACTTGCTGGAGAAACCGACATTCTCCTTGCTGTAAATCTTCCTCATAAAACCTTTCCGGAATATCGACAAGCCGAGCACCATCGTGATCACAATGGCGAATACGAGCGGGAGCAGGCTTATTTTCACGGAGCCAACCTGGATCGACTGAATGCCGATAAATTCGGCAACCGCAATTACAATGAGCACGAATGCAAGCAAATATATATACTGTAGTTTTAACTTCATGCCATGTCCTCTTTTCTGTTTCTTAGTTAGAGCCAACAATCGACGCAAGGAGCTGCTCGTATTCAGCGAATGTACGGCGGTACAGCTTCGATCGGTCGATACGTCCGCTCATTCGCTCCAGAACCTGGGTTAAGAATCTCGGAAACACTTCGTAAATAAACTCGGGATCGATATCTTTAAAATCGTCGCCGTGAATCGTTCCTGTAAAGCCGCTGTATCCGATTTGAATACAAGGCATCATGAAGGCTAGGTCGCCAATGTCTCCTGCTGCGCTGATGGCGTTGTTGTTCCAAACCTTAGAGATCTCCTCGTTATCTTGGAACGCCTCCAGGACGAATTCGGACAAATACCGGTCCTGTACGAACGGCAAATATCCCATCTGCGTCTTAATCTCGACCTCGCCTTGAAGAGCCAGCGAGCTGCCCCTGGCCGCATCATCCATCTTGGAGGCCGCTTCCTTCATGTAGTCGACCGACTGAGTACGCAGATCGCTGCCAACCGTAATCCGATTAGGAATGACGTTTGTCGACATGTCGGACTCCAGAACGATCGGATTCATGCGGACCTTCTCACTGTCCTTCATTTGCTGCCTGCTCAGGCCTAACGCCACATTGAACAGGGTCGACATGCTGTAGGCATTTTTGGCGGAGAAGGGATCGAAACCCGCATGGGTTGCTTTTCCGGTAAACGTATAATGCTTGTATAGGAATCCAGCCAGGTCGCAGTTGATTTCTATCGTCCGTTCCGCAAACTCTCCACCCATGGCGTGTACGCATAGCCCAATGTCGATATCGTCGAACACGCCGAGTTTCATCGCTTCGGGTTTCCCTCCGTAATAGGAGATCTTACCGCTGGCGAGCAGCTTGTCCCTATAGGCGAGATCCAAATACTCCTCAGCAGGAATGAAAATAAACGTTATTCTATAATCCAGAGCTTCGTACGCCTTAGATTCAAAATAATGTTTGTATAAAGCCAGGGCGATCGCCACCTGCGTATAATGACCGCAATTGTGTGCCGCTCCCGTCGCCTTGTCTGATCGCCAATGAGTTGGAGCATATACGGCGTCCAACTCCGCAATAAAAGCGATGTTCAGCGGCTTGCCGCTGCCGAGGGTTGTCCGAAGCCCGGTTGTGCTGAATGATTGCAGCTCGATATCCGGATTAACCTTCTTCAGAAAATCCGACACCGTTTTATTGGTTTTAAATTCCTTGTAGCCAAGCTCAGGATTATCGAATATGGTTCGTGCTACATCTGCAATTTCTTCGTATTGTTCTTTAAAGTTCATAGCTGCCTCCTTCTTGTTGAAAATAATTCTAATGTTATTTTAGTTTTCTTAGTTATGTCAATAAAAATCACTTTATATTATTTTCCTATAAAAGTGATTATGATTTGATATAACTCTATCTTCCGCTTCATCTTCAATTCAACTGGTTGTTGACTCTTGCTGCCAAAGCAAAAACACCTCCAAGGTTGTCTCCATATCTCATGACATGGTTGCAATCTCTTGAAAGTGTTTTAATTTGTTTCACCTTATGGGGTCAGTCCCAGGGAACCCTTCAGGCTTTTTTTGTTGAGAGAATTGTTGAAGGATTTCAGTATTACAGGTACTGCACGGCGATGAAGAAGAACATACCGTCCGAATTGAAGTTACCTATAATAGTAGGGGCTCCTTTTTTCTCAAAAACAACGCGGTCAGATGGGAAAGCATCCTTCGTTGCTTCGTATCCGGTCAGATTAAGACCAAGCCAAGCTTCAGCCTGCTCTGTTGCTTTTGCCAACAGCTGCTTTTCGGTGAGCGCTTTGATGCTTTCTTCATATTTATCAATAACATCCTGATCCTTGCCATACAGATCATCTGCCAGGGCTCTAGCGTTCACACTCAGTACATCAAGAGTGTTTTTGTCGATCCCTATCCACGTTCCGAAATCACCGTCTACGAACATGAACTCATACACTTGTTTAGTCCCTTTTTTAATAAGAGAGACATTGGCCAACTCTCCTTGCTCCACACCCTCCAGTTTGTCGAAAACAGCTTCCGCAGCTTGTTGTATAGAAGAGTCTACCGCTTCCAGTTGGATTGACTCGGAGGTGTGACTGAGCTTGTCCTCATTGATGTGGTAGGTCAGATTGTCAGTGCTAATGCTAGCTCTACTAATTTTTCCTTTTGCATCCAAGATAACTTGGCTAAAAGGGGAATTTTTAACGGAATAGGACCATTCCTTCGTGCCGAAGGACTCACCTTTGTTAAGTTTATAGGCAGTCCCTGTTATTTTCTTTAATGTTTGCTCGGCTTTCTTGACTGCCGCAGCAGGTGCAGTTGTTGCAGCTTTTTCAGTTGCAGTAACCGTTGTTCCGACACTGGCTGCACTTGCCTGTGTTTGATAATATCCCATAGAAGTGGTACCAATGATTCCTGCTAGCGCTACTGAGCTGAGTACTTTGTAAACCTTTTTCATAATGGTTCCTCCATATTGTGTGATTTGTTTTACACCTATATAACAATCAAGAACCTGTCGATTGTGACACGGATTATTTTTGTTCCTAAAAGCATGCTTTTTGGAAGGCTAGAGTCCTTTCAGAGCCGTGAAACCAAGGGTGCCCCGCGATTCATAGATTGCGGGGCACCCTCTTTTTTAGGCAATAAGTTTCAGTATAGAATTACTTCACAGGAACGGTCATTTCGAGTTCTTGAATATAGTTTTTGACAATCTCACCATTGCTGTCTAATTTGAATTCGCCGTGTGTTGCATTTGGCTCCTTAAATTCAGGTGTGAACGTTTTGATTGTAATCGACTTCGCGTCTTTATCCAGAGCATCAAGAATGAAGTCGTAATAGTAATCGCCGTTGGTGTTATTCTCGTCGGTACCTTTTCCAGAAATCAGGTCAAGCTTGTTTCCTTTGTCATCAACAAAATCATGGAGGATCGTTGAATTTTTTTCTTGTCCTGTCAGGACGAGCTGAAGTCTTGAAGAAGTAGACGTTGCATGGACTTGTTTTAGCGTCATGCTCAGGTTACCTGATTTTTTGGTCAAGTTAGGCTTCATAACAACCGGATTGCCCGCGCTTTTTTGGATCGGAATCTCCAGCGTATATGGTTTGTCTACACCTTCCAGGCTGATTTTGGCCGTGACCTTAAACTTGTCCGGGAAAGCTTCGAGGTTGCCGCCAAGCTGGGAAGCATCCGAGATAATCATAAACGCTGAATCCGCATTTGCACCCGGTTTTGTGCCTAAGCTCGGTCTCTTGGCTAATTCTCCTCCACCATACTCGTAAATGGATTTACCGTCGATGAAGACTTCCATATTATTGATGGCGCCTTTCTCCTGGACATACTCTTTAGTCTTTTCATCCCATTTCCCACCGGTAATACTGCCGGTAAGTTTTTTACCGCTTCGTTGAAGCGCAATGCTGACATAGTTCCCGTCATATAACGCCTCAGACACTCCCAGTGTGATGCCACCTTGGGTAACGCTGGCTATGGTTTTGGATACGTTCTGTGTTGAGCTGCTCGTGGATACTTGGGCTTTAGTCGCGGTTTGGCTCGCGGCTTGAACGGTCCCCCAAGCTGCACCGCCTAAAATCATACTAGCCAACGCCACAGAACTCATCACTTTATACATTGTTTTCATTGTTAATTCCTCCTCATAAATGTTCTATTTCACAGAAACTGTCATTTCAAAGTTTTTCATGTAATTTTTAACGATCTCGCCATTACTGTCCACTTTATAACGACCGGAATCATCATCCATGTACTCCGCTTTGTACGGTTTAATTGTAAATGACTTTGCATTTTTGCCGAGTCCATCAAGGAGAAAGTCGTAGTAGAAATCACCATTCTTGTTGTTCTCGTCCGAACCATTACCGGAGATCATGTTAAGTTGGTTGCCTTGGTTATCGACAAAATCATAATTAATGTTCGAGTTCTTATCTTGACCCCTCAGTATGAGTTGCAGTCTTGTGGAAGAAGATGTGAGGCTAACTCTGTTCAATATCATGCTTAGGTTACCTGATTTTTTGGTTAAGTTAGGCTTCAGGACAACTGGCTTGGTTGCGCTTTTTTGGATCAGAATATCCAGACTGTACGGCTTGCTTACACCCTCCAGGGTGATTTTGGCCGTGACCTTGAATTTGTCCGGGAAGGCTGCTATATTTCCTCCAAGCTGGGAGGCATCCGTTAAGGTAATGAGCGCAGTGTCCGAATTGGCGCCTGCTCTCCATTGTACGCTTGGTCTTGTTCCCATGCTATTACCAAACGTTTTTGTGGATTTACCGTCAATCAAGATATCTAAATTACTGATGGCGCCCTTCGGTTGAATATACTCGTTGGTCTTACTGTCATATTTCCCATCGGTAATCCCGCCGGTAAGTCCTTTGGCGCTCCGTTTGACAGTAATGCTGACATAGTTGCCGTCATATATCGCCTTTGATAATCCAAGCGTAATGCCGGATTGGGTCACACTGGCTGAGTTGAATGCTTTTTGTGCGGAACTGCTCGATGCCGTGTTCTTCACAGTTGTTTTTGCGGTGGCCGATTCAGCGTTACCCCAGGCAGCACCGCCTAGCAGCATGGCTGCTAGTGTCGCAGAAGACATGACTTTATATATTTTTTTCATAGTGATCTCCTTGGGTATTTCCTTTTATGGTTAGTTATTGGTGACTGTCATACAGCTTTTCTAGGCTTGTGCGGTCTACCGGAATGGTGATCTCCAGATCCTTAAGGTACTTCTTGACAATTTCTCCATTGCTGTCGACTGCAAATAATCCGGAATTGGCCGATGGGTCTTGAAATACAGGCATGAACGGCTTGAGCGTAATGGTATCTGGTGCATCTTCAAATCGGTCAAACATCATTTCCGTATGATATTGTCCATCCTTGTTGTAGATACCCATGCCAGCTACCAATCCCAGCACCCTCCCACGATCATCCCATACCTCGTACGACAAATTTTTATGGTCTATTTTTTCCGATTTGCTGCTTGGCTCAATATTAATGATAAGGTCTGTCGTTAATGGAGTGAGTTTAAGCTGCTCGAGAGTCAATTTAAGACCGCCCCACTCCCTTGTCTCTTCAGATGGTACAACGATCTGGTCTGTGCTTTTATGAACAGGAAGATCGATGATAAATGGCTCTTCAATTCCTTCAAGCGTGATTTTGGCTGTTAAAAGGAATTGATCCGGCATGGTTAGAGCCCCTTCGCCCAGATGGGAAAAGGCAGTTAATTGGTATAGCATCGCATTAGGATCCGAGGTTGGGTTCCCCATTAAACCGGGTCTTTTACCTCCGCTATAGTCATAAAGTGAGGTACCGTCTACAAACATCTCGATATTCGTTATGGCACCTCTTTGATATAAATGCTTGATATTTTCGCCTTCCTGTACGATCTCATAGTCCGATATGCCACCAATAAGTCCATTGCCCTCCCGCTTAACTGCCAGGGACAAACGGGATCCGTCATACACAACCTGAGGTATTCGGATGGTCACCCCTTCATGGGTAACGCTGGCGTTCGGGTCTGCTACCAGCCCGCGTTCCTCCGCTGTCTGAAGTCCCAGGTCACTTGCAAGCTTAAAGATGCTGCCGACAAGTGGAATATTCTTTAATGACTCCGCCATAATCGGGGATACAAACGCGCTGCTCATCACCCCAATGATGGCTGCGGCCGCTGTTGCTCCCACAAATCTGCGTATCTTTTTGGAGTGGTATTGATGATCGGTTCTGCTTTGCATCGGAAGGTCGGCCAAGGAAGCATAGACTTCGTCCTGACGATGGCGAATGATGTCCGGAACCTCAAGCCGTAGCTCCTTCCCGGTCTCCCGAAGTTCTTTATCCAAGTCAAAAGGATTCATAGGCCAGCTTCCCCTTCCGATTTTGTTTTACTTGATCAGACAGTATTCCCCGTGCTCTGTGAAGACGTGCCCTTACGGCTCCATCCGAAATATCTAGCACACTTGAGATTTCCTTAATAGGCAAATCTTGAAAATAAAATAAATGGATGACGATTCGAAGCGATTCATCTAATTTTTCTACCGCTTCACGAAGATCAAACTTGTGGCTGTCTTCGTAATAGTTGGATGCTCGTGTGTGCTCCGGCACTTCAGCCATGACCACGATTCGTTCTCTGCTCCGAAGCAACTGATTGCATTCATTAATTAGAATCCGAATCACCCAAGTTTTAAAATACTTCGGTTTTTGTAATGTAGATAAAGATTTATATGCTTTAAGTGTTGTTTCCTGAAAAGCATCCGCACAATCTTCATCGCGTTTCAGAATGGACTTCGCCAAGCCGTACAGTTCGGGTTCCAGCCTCCGGAAGAGCTGGATAAACGCTTCACGATCTCCTCGCTGTGCTCTCTTGACTTCATGCTCCAATTCTTGCACGATATTCATCTCCTTTTGAGGGCCCTCTATAAGATTAGATGGACGAGTATACTGAAATGTTATATTTCTCGATAAGAAACTTGATGGATACCCGTTTGACACAGAATACGTTCATCGTTACTATTATAAATGACTTATTGGTTTTATTAAAAACCATCAGTTTAAGGGGCGGAATATCGCGGCAAATTTACGATATTGGAGAGAGCAATACTCCGCTCCGCAAATCTTCTTGCAAAATTTTAAAGAAAGTAGGTTCACCATCATGTCAGATCCATCAACTATTATCCGTAACGCCTCAGAAGAAAGACCTTTTACGATCAAAGACATTATTGCTCCACTACTTGCCGTCATCATCGGTACCTTCATGGTCCTGTTGGACAGCACGGTCGTTAATGTCGCCGTACCTACGCTAGTTCAATATTTTGATAGCCCCTTACACACCATTCAATGGTCGATAGCCGCCTATACGCTTGCTTTGTCAGCGGTTATCCCTCTCGCCGGGTGGATGTCAGACAAATTTCAGCCCAAGCGGGTGTTTCTAATGTCCATTGGATTGTTTACGCTCGGATCGGTGTTATGTGCTTTTGCCCAGACAGCCGAGCAATTAATCGCCTTCCGGGTTATTCAGGGAATGGGTGGCGGCATGGTATCGCCGATTGGTATGGCGATGGTGTATCGCCTAGCACCTCCGGATAAAAGAGGTTCTATTATAGGAATGTTTGGAATT
Above is a window of Paenibacillus sp. FSL K6-1330 DNA encoding:
- a CDS encoding DUF5643 domain-containing protein, which codes for MKKIYKVMSSATLAAMLLGGAAWGNAESATAKTTVKNTASSSSAQKAFNSASVTQSGITLGLSKAIYDGNYVSITVKRSAKGLTGGITDGKYDSKTNEYIQPKGAISNLDILIDGKSTKTFGNSMGTRPSVQWRAGANSDTALITLTDASQLGGNIAAFPDKFKVTAKITLEGVSKPYSLDILIQKSATKPVVLKPNLTKKSGNLSMILNRVSLTSSSTRLQLILRGQDKNSNINYDFVDNQGNQLNMISGNGSDENNKNGDFYYDFLLDGLGKNAKSFTIKPYKAEYMDDDSGRYKVDSNGEIVKNYMKNFEMTVSVK
- a CDS encoding sigma-70 family RNA polymerase sigma factor — its product is MNIVQELEHEVKRAQRGDREAFIQLFRRLEPELYGLAKSILKRDEDCADAFQETTLKAYKSLSTLQKPKYFKTWVIRILINECNQLLRSRERIVVMAEVPEHTRASNYYEDSHKFDLREAVEKLDESLRIVIHLFYFQDLPIKEISSVLDISDGAVRARLHRARGILSDQVKQNRKGKLAYESF
- a CDS encoding M20/M25/M40 family metallo-hydrolase, which gives rise to MNFKEQYEEIADVARTIFDNPELGYKEFKTNKTVSDFLKKVNPDIELQSFSTTGLRTTLGSGKPLNIAFIAELDAVYAPTHWRSDKATGAAHNCGHYTQVAIALALYKHYFESKAYEALDYRITFIFIPAEEYLDLAYRDKLLASGKISYYGGKPEAMKLGVFDDIDIGLCVHAMGGEFAERTIEINCDLAGFLYKHYTFTGKATHAGFDPFSAKNAYSMSTLFNVALGLSRQQMKDSEKVRMNPIVLESDMSTNVIPNRITVGSDLRTQSVDYMKEAASKMDDAARGSSLALQGEVEIKTQMGYLPFVQDRYLSEFVLEAFQDNEEISKVWNNNAISAAGDIGDLAFMMPCIQIGYSGFTGTIHGDDFKDIDPEFIYEVFPRFLTQVLERMSGRIDRSKLYRRTFAEYEQLLASIVGSN
- a CDS encoding DUF5643 domain-containing protein, translating into MKTMYKVMSSVALASMILGGAAWGTVQAASQTATKAQVSTSSSTQNVSKTIASVTQGGITLGVSEALYDGNYVSIALQRSGKKLTGSITGGKWDEKTKEYVQEKGAINNMEVFIDGKSIYEYGGGELAKRPSLGTKPGANADSAFMIISDASQLGGNLEAFPDKFKVTAKISLEGVDKPYTLEIPIQKSAGNPVVMKPNLTKKSGNLSMTLKQVHATSTSSRLQLVLTGQEKNSTILHDFVDDKGNKLDLISGKGTDENNTNGDYYYDFILDALDKDAKSITIKTFTPEFKEPNATHGEFKLDSNGEIVKNYIQELEMTVPVK
- a CDS encoding DUF3100 domain-containing protein, with protein sequence MKLKLQYIYLLAFVLIVIAVAEFIGIQSIQVGSVKISLLPLVFAIVITMVLGLSIFRKGFMRKIYSKENVGFSSKYLIFIMLPLMARYGADVAPKIEEILKVGWVFIIQEIGNLGTILLGLPIAILLGLRREAIGATLGLGREGELAYISEKYTLDSDEGRGVLSLYIIGTLFGTLFFSILAPVMLAAGFSIEALAMSSGVGSASMMTGSSSALVAHSPEMTETINSYAAASQLLTSFLGTYTMVFLAVPLQRFMYKLMVRGEKK
- a CDS encoding ASCH domain-containing protein translates to MSDSREYKMIFGWEDDNGLGETLIQQILRGEKTATCAPKDEYSSEELNETYESVKKTLTVYDKKGNARCKVKVIEVFETTFGNPDLRLVRGEGNGENVKQFQENHKSDWHGIHELNDDTILIVELFELVT
- a CDS encoding DUF4179 domain-containing protein, whose amino-acid sequence is MNPFDLDKELRETGKELRLEVPDIIRHRQDEVYASLADLPMQSRTDHQYHSKKIRRFVGATAAAAIIGVMSSAFVSPIMAESLKNIPLVGSIFKLASDLGLQTAEERGLVADPNASVTHEGVTIRIPQVVYDGSRLSLAVKREGNGLIGGISDYEIVQEGENIKHLYQRGAITNIEMFVDGTSLYDYSGGKRPGLMGNPTSDPNAMLYQLTAFSHLGEGALTMPDQFLLTAKITLEGIEEPFIIDLPVHKSTDQIVVPSEETREWGGLKLTLEQLKLTPLTTDLIINIEPSSKSEKIDHKNLSYEVWDDRGRVLGLVAGMGIYNKDGQYHTEMMFDRFEDAPDTITLKPFMPVFQDPSANSGLFAVDSNGEIVKKYLKDLEITIPVDRTSLEKLYDSHQ